AGGTTATAAAGGAGTCGGACCTATGGCTACGAATGTTGGCAAAATCGATCGTGTGTTTCGCCTAATCTTGGGCATCGTCTTAGTCGCAGCACCTTTTGTTAGTGGAATGGCGCTCTTCAATTCGACCATTGTCACAGCGATCTCGTTGATTGCAGGTGTGGTGATGTTGGTAACTGCTGCGGCACGCACATGTCCGCTCTACTCAATCTTCGGCATCAAGACTTGCAAGGTCTAATCGTGGAAACCGTATTCACACCTTGGCAATCCCTGAGCGGCGGCGTTCTTATCGGCGCCGCTTCCGTCATGTTGATGGCCACGCTTGGCCGCGTCATGGGAGCGACTGGCATCCTGGCTGGCTTGTTCTCACCGTCTAGTATGTCTGATTGGACATGGCGCGCGGCGGTGCTGCTGGGCATGATCTCCGGCCCCATCGCCGTTTTGGCGATCACCGGTCAGATGCCCGCGGTCCAAGTTCCAATCTCGACAACCATGCTCGTCATTGGCGGGTTCATCGTTGGCATTGGCGTGACCTTCGGATCCGGCTGCACCTCAGGGCACGGCGTTTGCGGCATGGCCCGCTTATCGCCCCGCTCAATCGCGGCGACCGTCATGTTCATGCTGACAACTGGCATCACG
Above is a window of Litoreibacter janthinus DNA encoding:
- a CDS encoding YgaP family membrane protein; its protein translation is MATNVGKIDRVFRLILGIVLVAAPFVSGMALFNSTIVTAISLIAGVVMLVTAAARTCPLYSIFGIKTCKV
- a CDS encoding YeeE/YedE family protein; the encoded protein is METVFTPWQSLSGGVLIGAASVMLMATLGRVMGATGILAGLFSPSSMSDWTWRAAVLLGMISGPIAVLAITGQMPAVQVPISTTMLVIGGFIVGIGVTFGSGCTSGHGVCGMARLSPRSIAATVMFMLTTGITVYVIRHVLGG